The region GGCCTGAAAGGCTGGAGGAAGAGCTCATGGCGACCAAGGCAAAGATTCTGATTGTGGATGATGACGCGGATTTTGCCAAGTCGACGAAGATGATCTTGCTGGCCGACGGCTACGAGGTGGTTGTGGCTTCGGATGGCAAGGAAGGTCTTCGTAAGGTTCAAGAGGAAAAGCCAGATCTGATTATCTTGGACATTATGATGGAAAGCATTTTCGAAGGCTTCAGCCTAATGAGCAGCGTGCGCTCGGACCCGAACCTGTCGGCTTTTAAACACATTCCCATTCTGATGGTGTCCAGCGTTCGGGCGGATACGGGCTCCCGGTTTGCCTTTGATGATGCGGAAGACATGGGGACCCTGTCCGAACCCGACGAGTATCTGGACAAGCCCTTCAAGCCCAAAGAGCTTCTGGATCGGGTAGCGGATCTTTTGGCACGGCGTCGGTCTTCATGAGTTTCAAAAGAGAGCCAATGTCGTCCACAGAGAGTTTGCGTCCGCACCGTGGTCAAGAGGTGGGGTCAACGCGAGCGCGCAGCCGGTGGGACGAAAGATGGCAGCGGGCGTCGTGGCGCCACGAGCCGCCTCGCGAAAGGACCATGATCATTTCTCGGCGCATCGAAGACAATTCATAAAGGCGCGTGCCTGTGGATGTTCCAAAGATTCTGGTCATCGATGATGAGGAAAACGCCCGCGTCTCGTGCCGTCGCGTGTTGGCTCGAGAGGGCATGCAGGTGAGCCTGGCCTCCAGCGGCCGCGAAGGCTTGGAAAAACTTCTAAATGAGCCCTGCGATCTCGTCCTGGTGGACCTCAAGATGCCCGAAATGGACGGGGTCGAAGTGGTGCGACGCATTCGCGAATTGGACCCCAGTATCGTCACGGTGCTCATCACGGGCCATGCCACCATCGAAAGCGCCGTGGCGGCCGTCAAGGAAGGGGCCTATGACTACCTGCCTAAGCCCTTCACGCCCGAAGAACTGCTCATTGTGGTGCGCCGAGGACTGGAAAAGCGGCGCCTGGATCTGGAATCGCGAGCGCTTCGGGAAGAAAAGGAAGCGATGGAGCGCAATTTCGTCACCATGGTCACGCATCAGTTGCGCTCACCCCTGGCGGCCATTTTACAATATTTCGAGGTGCTTCTCGAGGGCATTGGAGGCGACTTGGACCACGCCCAACGGGAAATGCTCGATCGCGCCAAAGAACGCCTTGAATCCCTCATGCAGCTCATCAACGACTGGCTGGACATGAGCCGCCTGAGCGAAGGTGACATCGTAAAACGACTCCAACCGACGAATCTGGCTCCCTGTGTGGACGCGGCACTCAAGGGTTTGGAATGGGCGGCTCAGGAAAAAAAAATCACTTTTCAGGTGGACCTTCCTGCAGACCTTCCTCCCGTGCTTGCCGACACCGACTCGCTGCGAGAAGCCCTGAGCAACCTGGTGGCCAATGCCATCAACTACAACCGCCCCGGAGGATCCGTGACCATTCGAGCTCACTCACAAGGGTCCTGTGTTCTGGTCGAGGTGGAGGATACGGGCGTGGGGATCGATGCCAAGGAAATTCCTTTTATTTTTAACCAGTTTTATCGCGGCAAGGATCGAGAGATTCGCGCACAACAAGGAACGGGCCTGGGCCTGACCATCGCCCAAAAGGTGGTGCGGGCTCACGGCGGCACTTTGACGGTGGACAGCGAGAAAGGGCGAGGCTCCGTGTTCGCTTTTCCGCTCAATGTGGTTCGAGGGCAAGAGGACGACTCGAGCCGGCGTGCGTGAGGGTGTTAACAAACGCACAACTTTCTCCTTGACCTGAAAGATATGTTGAGCAAAAAATCACATGCTTTATGGGGTTGTGTTCGATAGTCCCGCCTGGATTGGCCCCGGCGCAACGATGTGTGGAGGCTTTCCTGTATGGAACAGATGCTTCAGGACGTGGATGCGGTCATTGATCAGTGGGGTGCCAAGCCGGAATCCCTTTTGCAGATCATGTTGGATGTGAACCATAAGTTCAACTATCTGCCGAAGGAGAGCCTACAGAGGATTTCCGAGCGGTTACGCATGCCCATAAACCAAATTTACAGTGTGGCCAATTTTTTCAAGGTGTTTAGCCTAATGCCCCGTGGCCGCACCATGGTGCAGGTGTGCACGGGAACGGCTTGCCACGTGAAAGGCGCGCCCAAGCTGTTGGATCGTGTGCGGCAGGATTTGGGTTTGGACCCGGGGCAGACCACGGAAGATTTGGCCCTGACTTTGGAGACGGTCAATTGTGTGGGGGCGTGTGCGTCGGCACCCGTGGTGGTCATCAGTGGGGAAACCCACAGTGAAATGACCCCGAACAAGATGGCCTCGCTGATCAAAGAGATCAAGGCCAAGAGCGCGTAGGTGACAAACCATGAAGCGGCTCACAAGCATTCAAGATCTGGACGCGTTGCGGCAGCAGATTCTGGAAAAGCGCAAACACATTCGCAAGCGGATTCGCGTGTGCAACGGCACAGGGTGTCATTCCCAGGGAAGTCATAAACTGGTGGATGCTTTTGAAAAGGTGTTGTCGGAAAGAAACGTTGCGCGCGAGTACATGGTGGTGCCCACGGGGTGCAACGGCTTTTGCGCGGCGGGGCCTATTGTGGTCATTGAGCCCGAGGAAGTTTTTTACCAGCGGGTCAAGCCGGAGCGGGTGGCAGAGATTGTGGAGCGCAGCGTGCTGGGCGATGAGGTCATTGAGGATCTTCTCTATGTGGATCCGACCACGGGGAATCGCATCGTCCATGAGTATGAGATTCCCTTTTTTGCCAAGCAGCAGCGCCTCGTCTTCAGAGACACCGGCAGCAACTACGTGCGGGACATTGAAGACTATATTTCCCGGGGCGGCTATTCGGCCCTGGCCAAAGTGCTTTCTTCCATGACCCCGGAGCAGGTCATCGAGGAAGTGAAGATTTCCGGGCTTCGCGGCCGAGGGGGCGGCGGCTTTCCCACGGGAGTCAAGTGGGAGTCCTGCCGGCGAGCTCATGGGGATATCAAATACGTTATGTGTAATGCCGATGAAGGGGATCCCGGTGCCTACATGGACCGCTCGCTTTTGGAAGGCAACCCCCACCAAGTGCTGGAGGGCAT is a window of Desulfosoma caldarium DNA encoding:
- a CDS encoding response regulator transcription factor; the protein is MATKAKILIVDDDADFAKSTKMILLADGYEVVVASDGKEGLRKVQEEKPDLIILDIMMESIFEGFSLMSSVRSDPNLSAFKHIPILMVSSVRADTGSRFAFDDAEDMGTLSEPDEYLDKPFKPKELLDRVADLLARRRSS
- a CDS encoding ATP-binding response regulator, which codes for MDVPKILVIDDEENARVSCRRVLAREGMQVSLASSGREGLEKLLNEPCDLVLVDLKMPEMDGVEVVRRIRELDPSIVTVLITGHATIESAVAAVKEGAYDYLPKPFTPEELLIVVRRGLEKRRLDLESRALREEKEAMERNFVTMVTHQLRSPLAAILQYFEVLLEGIGGDLDHAQREMLDRAKERLESLMQLINDWLDMSRLSEGDIVKRLQPTNLAPCVDAALKGLEWAAQEKKITFQVDLPADLPPVLADTDSLREALSNLVANAINYNRPGGSVTIRAHSQGSCVLVEVEDTGVGIDAKEIPFIFNQFYRGKDREIRAQQGTGLGLTIAQKVVRAHGGTLTVDSEKGRGSVFAFPLNVVRGQEDDSSRRA
- a CDS encoding NADH-quinone oxidoreductase subunit NuoE family protein, encoding MEQMLQDVDAVIDQWGAKPESLLQIMLDVNHKFNYLPKESLQRISERLRMPINQIYSVANFFKVFSLMPRGRTMVQVCTGTACHVKGAPKLLDRVRQDLGLDPGQTTEDLALTLETVNCVGACASAPVVVISGETHSEMTPNKMASLIKEIKAKSA